From the Neorhodopirellula lusitana genome, one window contains:
- a CDS encoding exodeoxyribonuclease III, whose protein sequence is MNRKDTLRLVSWNVNGIRAALGKGLREYVESELPDMICFQETKAEPDQVDTDWVDDLGYTQVWNAAQKRGYSGTSIWSKLPIKKQHLGIGVDEHDSEGRVITVTTDDFHLVNVYTPNSQRELARLDYRQQWDIDFLDYVRKLNRRKPVIFCGDLNCSHQEIDLANPKSNRKNAGFTDQERAAVDQIVSAGFVDSFRQFETGPGHYSWWTYRGGARERNVGWRLDYFWVAKRFMDRVVDARIRPDIMGSDHCPVEIDIAIKQSQT, encoded by the coding sequence ATGAATCGCAAAGACACTCTTCGACTGGTTTCATGGAACGTCAACGGCATCCGAGCCGCTTTGGGGAAGGGATTGCGAGAGTACGTCGAATCCGAACTCCCCGACATGATTTGTTTTCAAGAGACGAAAGCGGAACCGGATCAAGTCGACACCGATTGGGTGGATGATCTGGGGTACACCCAGGTTTGGAACGCCGCCCAGAAACGCGGTTATAGCGGCACGTCGATCTGGTCCAAGTTACCGATCAAGAAGCAGCACTTAGGCATCGGCGTGGACGAGCACGATAGCGAAGGGCGTGTGATCACCGTAACGACCGACGACTTCCATTTGGTCAATGTCTACACCCCGAATTCCCAGCGGGAACTGGCTCGGTTGGACTACCGGCAACAGTGGGATATTGATTTCCTGGATTACGTGCGGAAGTTAAACCGTCGCAAGCCGGTGATCTTCTGTGGTGACCTGAATTGTTCTCACCAAGAGATTGACTTGGCTAACCCTAAGTCCAACCGCAAGAACGCGGGGTTCACCGATCAGGAGCGGGCGGCCGTGGACCAGATCGTCAGCGCGGGGTTCGTGGACTCGTTCCGACAATTTGAAACCGGCCCGGGGCACTACTCTTGGTGGACGTACCGCGGCGGTGCTCGCGAGCGAAACGTGGGCTGGCGTTTGGATTACTTTTGGGTGGCGAAACGATTCATGGACCGCGTCGTTGATGCGCGGATTCGGCCCGATATCATGGGCTCGGATCATTGCCCCGTTGAAATCGATATCGCGATCAAGCAGTCGCAAACCTAA
- a CDS encoding pentapeptide repeat-containing protein: protein MRGFGPISWARIIAPLKSISRSSSRKPNPFASGSNLPGSNLPGSNLPGSDLPGSDLGGCVGSGNRPK, encoded by the coding sequence ATGCGCGGATTCGGCCCGATATCATGGGCTCGGATCATTGCCCCGTTGAAATCGATATCGCGATCAAGCAGTCGCAAACCTAATCCGTTTGCTTCCGGCAGTAATCTTCCGGGAAGTAATCTTCCGGGAAGTAATCTTCCGGGAAGTGATCTTCCGGGAAGTGATCTTGGGGGCTGTGTTGGATCAGGCAACCGTCCGAAGTGA
- a CDS encoding prenyltransferase/squalene oxidase repeat-containing protein, whose translation MKMNIVSSAKKVALLLVSVSMAQAGGLALAAEVVAEPPAASEVSTATTSGSDHTDVDLNRRIEIMADRGIAFLQNLGQGEDGAFSGETGAAVTGLCVRAILEHRPSAATTDPVVVNALKFIESKVQPDGGIYAVGSLYRNYETSTAVLALVAANKADGQTGPGKYASVLKRAELFLKDIQWDEGEGITPEDAAYGGAGYGSHSRPDLSNTSFLIDALHELGNDADDESIQKALQFVARTQNLKQPEGTEAGNDTPHADKIGDGGFYYTPAAGGQSKAGESEAGGLRSYGSMTYAGLKSMIYAGLTPEDPRVDAALSFIRDHYSLETNPGMGAQGLFYYYHTFAKALDVAGMEVVDAKGGTAHDWRLELVEKLESTQQEDGSWVNDQSERWMEGDRQLVTAYCLLALAHSKQ comes from the coding sequence ATGAAAATGAACATCGTTTCGTCAGCTAAAAAAGTCGCATTGCTGCTCGTTTCCGTTTCTATGGCGCAAGCCGGAGGCCTCGCTTTGGCGGCTGAAGTCGTTGCGGAGCCGCCCGCGGCCAGTGAAGTGTCCACCGCCACAACGTCGGGTAGTGATCACACGGACGTGGATTTGAATCGACGCATTGAAATCATGGCCGACCGCGGAATCGCGTTTCTGCAGAACCTGGGGCAGGGTGAAGACGGGGCCTTCAGTGGCGAGACGGGTGCGGCGGTGACTGGCTTGTGCGTTCGTGCGATCCTGGAACATCGGCCCAGTGCAGCGACCACGGACCCAGTGGTGGTCAACGCGCTGAAGTTCATTGAAAGCAAGGTGCAACCCGATGGCGGGATCTATGCTGTGGGCTCGCTGTACCGCAACTACGAGACGTCGACCGCGGTGTTGGCGTTGGTCGCCGCGAATAAAGCGGATGGTCAAACGGGGCCGGGCAAGTACGCCAGCGTGCTGAAGCGAGCAGAACTGTTTTTGAAGGACATTCAGTGGGACGAGGGTGAAGGGATCACTCCCGAGGACGCTGCGTATGGCGGTGCGGGCTATGGCAGTCATTCTCGACCCGATTTGTCCAACACCTCGTTCCTGATTGACGCGTTGCATGAACTTGGGAACGATGCAGATGATGAATCAATTCAAAAGGCTTTGCAGTTTGTTGCGCGGACACAAAACCTGAAGCAACCCGAAGGAACCGAAGCGGGCAACGATACACCGCATGCGGACAAGATTGGCGATGGCGGGTTTTACTACACGCCTGCCGCGGGTGGTCAAAGCAAGGCGGGTGAATCCGAAGCTGGTGGTTTGCGGAGCTACGGTTCGATGACCTACGCGGGATTGAAGAGCATGATCTATGCGGGGCTAACCCCAGAAGACCCACGCGTAGACGCGGCATTGAGTTTTATCCGCGATCATTACTCACTGGAAACTAACCCAGGCATGGGGGCGCAGGGCTTGTTTTACTATTACCACACCTTTGCCAAAGCGTTGGACGTGGCTGGTATGGAAGTCGTGGACGCCAAGGGAGGCACTGCTCACGATTGGCGGTTGGAGCTAGTCGAGAAACTCGAGAGCACCCAGCAAGAAGACGGCTCTTGGGTGAACGACCAGAGCGAGCGTTGGATGGAAGGCGATCGCCAGCTGGTGACCGCGTATTGCCTGTTAGCGTTGGCTCACTCGAAACAGTAG
- a CDS encoding SAM-dependent methyltransferase yields the protein MLTCAHGAEGLVKDQIANEGWRLAFSRPGFVTAKHDQAKPIPTGIFIRTGCQSLGSAKGQQGDELIDKLFQAIESLPKPIEQLHVWPRDRAPIGRFDFEPEIDEVAQAVAARILQRADANTFRCSLPNQIAQPGESVLDVVLVDPSQWFFGTHTATTLPTRWPGGVQPVAPEHEPISRAYYKAAESIAWSGFDMRPGDLAIEVGSAPGGACGRLLEMGLNVIGIDPAEMDPRIAEHPRFQHYAARAGDLPRRIYRGAKWLLVDSTVKPDATLSTVRNILESRETSIEGSLITMKLGDYSRAAQIPRWRDEVLRWGPDAVEVRQLARNRCEVCFAVKGLCR from the coding sequence ATGCTGACATGCGCCCATGGCGCCGAAGGGTTGGTCAAAGACCAGATTGCCAATGAAGGTTGGCGTCTCGCCTTTTCACGACCGGGGTTCGTTACCGCCAAGCATGACCAAGCGAAACCGATTCCAACGGGAATCTTCATTCGCACCGGATGCCAATCCCTCGGCAGCGCGAAGGGGCAACAAGGCGATGAGTTAATCGATAAACTGTTTCAGGCGATCGAGTCCCTCCCCAAGCCGATCGAGCAATTGCATGTCTGGCCAAGGGATCGTGCCCCGATCGGCCGGTTTGACTTCGAACCGGAAATCGATGAAGTCGCCCAGGCCGTCGCCGCACGAATCCTCCAGCGAGCCGACGCGAACACCTTTCGCTGCAGCCTGCCGAACCAGATCGCACAACCAGGCGAGTCGGTACTCGACGTGGTGCTAGTCGATCCATCGCAGTGGTTCTTTGGCACGCACACGGCAACGACCTTGCCCACTCGCTGGCCCGGAGGTGTGCAGCCTGTTGCACCGGAACACGAGCCGATCTCGCGAGCCTACTACAAGGCCGCCGAATCAATCGCATGGAGCGGTTTTGACATGCGACCGGGTGACCTAGCAATTGAGGTGGGAAGTGCCCCTGGTGGTGCGTGCGGCCGACTGCTGGAAATGGGCCTGAACGTGATTGGCATCGATCCTGCCGAAATGGATCCACGCATTGCCGAGCACCCTCGCTTCCAACACTACGCCGCTCGAGCAGGCGACCTGCCCCGCCGAATCTACCGCGGCGCGAAATGGCTGCTGGTCGACTCCACCGTCAAACCCGACGCCACGCTAAGCACGGTCCGGAACATCCTCGAAAGCCGTGAAACCAGCATCGAGGGTTCGCTGATCACGATGAAGCTGGGCGACTATTCTCGCGCGGCTCAAATCCCTCGCTGGCGCGACGAAGTTTTACGCTGGGGACCGGATGCAGTAGAAGTACGACAACTGGCCAGAAATCGATGCGAAGTTTGCTTCGCGGTCAAAGGCCTTTGTCGATAG
- a CDS encoding DUF4129 domain-containing protein, which yields MQLDKTNVAIRVRTLSEIGDLSLLMIRRYPRAFFQAFFLGAGFWIVLDLILLGWLPFRVDDASTFDDEASSDFFRYLFWMATLVFLQAPIAGVLSTFSLGQSIFEGQPTLSRTFREVRSMAWPLVWTLGVKRMAIPAALMLAFRWGQEWSGFFDVFMPMLFILIAAMIRGNRPFVAEMILLERCPLRTDQPGAITLKRRSKALHSPMAGELGGRFLAVSMILVALMGCVFYSIFWVRGIAIGVWEMNLVACLVFYPLALWLIASLSVVVRLLGYLDARIRLEGWEVELAIRAEAIRQFGDDIMDPPQPPPQQELPPTSQQAPAPATDLPTAAALGKTGSSVVAITLAAWLSFAGNAFADETAATPAVTPATPTVTDSVWFDSDAGTLMPIELVDERTDTMNRDSRWTPKPPSTPKAAAAPPVTTGAGTSWGSLSIGNLFGWLLLGLLMAVLIGALVYVFANSSFDFRSETDQQTLVNHHRLDEQTKQRIAELPAELRDTDVNPRTELERLMQRGDFDRAIIFLFGHQLLLLDRASWLRLSRWKTNRQYVRETQSSQPAAGQLLGKTVDSFEQSYFGRHSLTREQFDVLWNDNLKLEAMVASPTEAPR from the coding sequence TTGCAACTGGATAAGACCAACGTCGCGATTCGAGTGCGAACGTTATCGGAGATTGGCGATCTTTCGCTGTTGATGATACGTCGGTACCCGCGAGCTTTCTTCCAAGCCTTTTTCCTGGGTGCGGGTTTTTGGATTGTCTTGGACTTGATCCTGCTGGGCTGGCTGCCGTTCCGCGTCGACGACGCCAGCACATTCGATGACGAAGCGTCGAGTGACTTCTTTCGCTATCTATTCTGGATGGCAACGCTAGTATTCCTGCAGGCTCCCATTGCCGGCGTGCTGTCCACTTTTTCGCTCGGCCAGTCCATCTTTGAAGGCCAACCCACGCTCTCTCGAACCTTTCGCGAGGTGCGATCGATGGCGTGGCCGCTTGTCTGGACATTGGGCGTCAAGCGAATGGCGATTCCTGCTGCACTGATGTTGGCGTTCCGCTGGGGCCAAGAATGGAGCGGGTTCTTTGACGTCTTCATGCCCATGCTGTTCATCCTGATCGCGGCCATGATCCGCGGCAATCGCCCCTTCGTCGCTGAAATGATCTTGCTGGAGCGTTGTCCACTGCGGACCGATCAACCCGGCGCAATCACGCTGAAACGTCGTTCCAAGGCCCTGCATTCGCCGATGGCCGGTGAACTCGGCGGTCGCTTCCTAGCCGTGTCGATGATTCTGGTCGCCCTGATGGGTTGCGTCTTCTATTCGATCTTTTGGGTTCGCGGGATCGCGATTGGGGTCTGGGAAATGAACCTAGTCGCATGCCTTGTTTTCTATCCATTGGCGTTGTGGTTAATCGCATCGCTCAGTGTCGTGGTGCGATTACTCGGCTACCTCGACGCTCGCATTCGATTGGAAGGATGGGAAGTGGAACTGGCCATCCGCGCCGAGGCGATTCGCCAGTTCGGCGACGACATCATGGACCCCCCGCAGCCACCACCCCAACAAGAACTACCACCGACTTCTCAACAAGCCCCTGCTCCCGCGACCGATTTGCCAACCGCAGCCGCACTGGGCAAGACGGGTTCTTCGGTCGTCGCGATTACTCTCGCCGCCTGGCTCAGCTTCGCTGGTAACGCCTTCGCTGACGAAACCGCCGCGACTCCGGCAGTCACGCCAGCCACACCGACGGTCACTGATTCCGTATGGTTTGACTCCGATGCCGGCACACTGATGCCAATCGAACTGGTCGACGAAAGAACCGACACGATGAATCGGGACAGTCGCTGGACCCCCAAACCTCCCAGTACCCCGAAGGCCGCTGCCGCCCCACCGGTCACCACGGGCGCAGGCACGTCATGGGGATCCCTCTCGATCGGCAACCTGTTCGGCTGGCTGCTGCTTGGACTTTTAATGGCAGTCCTGATCGGTGCCCTCGTTTACGTGTTCGCAAACAGCTCGTTTGATTTCCGATCCGAAACGGATCAACAAACACTGGTGAATCACCACCGTCTCGACGAACAAACCAAACAACGAATCGCGGAACTACCCGCTGAGTTACGGGACACCGACGTCAACCCACGCACCGAACTGGAACGGTTGATGCAGCGAGGTGATTTCGATCGAGCGATCATCTTCTTGTTCGGACACCAGCTCTTGCTGCTCGACCGGGCGTCCTGGTTAAGACTTTCCCGCTGGAAGACCAATCGCCAATACGTTCGCGAAACTCAAAGCAGCCAACCGGCCGCCGGGCAACTGCTGGGCAAGACCGTGGACTCTTTCGAGCAATCTTACTTTGGACGCCATAGCCTGACCCGCGAACAGTTTGACGTTCTTTGGAATGACAACCTGAAACTCGAAGCGATGGTCGCCTCACCCACGGAGGCCCCAAGATGA
- a CDS encoding stage II sporulation protein M, producing the protein MNIAKLLDKRRANWDELERLCEAMEVRGRTDKAGQKYVGAAGITRFASLYRGVCSDLALADAYQLPPATVTYLHRLVARAHNQLYRSGKFTTTGWFELLFRDAPQQIFADPCVRIATIVFFGLFALSMYLGYQQTLFPNFAPAMVGQGQLDQLEDMYEQKIDGSLDHYVSMSGFYIMHNTGIGLKCFAYGILILPCLFILAFNGVSLGTMFGYMAREDVGGSDNFFHFVTAHGPFELTAIALSAAAGLRLGVGLFLTGGLTRMDSIRRSAHQSVPIMSAAAVLFVLAAFTEGFLSPSPAPYLFKALWAILSSAMISFYFVVLGFPRSSGSSNRSRSPLD; encoded by the coding sequence ATGAACATCGCCAAACTGCTTGACAAACGTCGTGCCAACTGGGACGAACTCGAACGCCTTTGCGAGGCGATGGAAGTTCGCGGTCGCACGGACAAAGCAGGCCAGAAATACGTTGGGGCCGCCGGGATCACTCGGTTTGCCTCCTTGTACCGAGGAGTGTGTTCCGACCTAGCGCTCGCCGACGCGTACCAACTCCCACCGGCGACGGTTACCTACCTTCACCGCTTGGTTGCTCGAGCCCACAACCAGCTCTATCGCTCAGGAAAATTCACAACGACCGGTTGGTTCGAATTACTGTTCCGCGATGCACCGCAACAGATCTTTGCGGACCCCTGTGTTCGAATTGCCACGATCGTATTTTTCGGCTTGTTCGCCCTTTCGATGTACCTTGGCTATCAACAAACGTTGTTCCCTAATTTCGCCCCCGCCATGGTCGGCCAGGGACAGTTGGACCAACTTGAGGACATGTACGAGCAAAAGATCGACGGTTCCCTGGATCACTATGTGTCGATGTCAGGCTTCTACATCATGCACAACACCGGGATCGGGCTGAAGTGTTTTGCGTACGGCATTTTGATCCTGCCGTGCCTCTTCATTTTGGCGTTCAACGGCGTCAGCCTAGGCACAATGTTTGGCTACATGGCACGGGAAGACGTCGGGGGCAGCGATAACTTCTTTCACTTCGTCACCGCTCACGGACCGTTCGAATTGACGGCCATCGCGTTGTCAGCCGCTGCCGGATTGCGGTTGGGCGTGGGACTATTCCTGACTGGTGGTCTGACCCGAATGGACTCCATCCGCCGGTCCGCTCATCAAAGCGTGCCGATCATGTCAGCGGCCGCGGTCCTGTTCGTCTTGGCCGCGTTCACCGAGGGCTTTCTGTCCCCCAGTCCCGCCCCGTATTTGTTCAAAGCATTGTGGGCCATCCTGTCATCGGCCATGATTAGTTTCTACTTTGTGGTGCTGGGGTTCCCGCGTTCGTCGGGCTCGTCAAACCGCTCTCGCAGCCCGTTGGATTGA